A section of the Saccopteryx leptura isolate mSacLep1 chromosome 4, mSacLep1_pri_phased_curated, whole genome shotgun sequence genome encodes:
- the ANKRD37 gene encoding ankyrin repeat domain-containing protein 37 has translation MLLLDCNPEVDSLQHLLETGASVNAPPDPCEQSPVHMAAGGGRASFLLWQLQTGADLNQQDVFGEAPLHKAAKVGSLECLSLLVASDAQIDLCNKNGQTAEDLAWSCGFPECAKFLTAIKCMQTKKSSAQSNRDQCIPVLGQKRSFGSAESTNGKRKCGCPVGYEEV, from the exons ATGCTGTTGCTTGATTGCAACCCAGAG GTGGATAGTCTGCAGCATCTGCTGGAGACCGGGGCCTCGGTCAACGCACCCCCGGATCCCTGCGAGCAGTCGCCTGTCCACATGGCCGCAGGTGGCGGCCGTGCCAGCTTTCTTCTCTGGCAGCTGCAGACCGGCGCGGACCTCAATCAACAG GATGTTTTTGGAGAAGCTCCCCTCCACAAGGCAGCGAAAGTTGGAAGCCTGGAATGCCTCAGCCTGCTTGTAGCCAGTGACGCCCAAATTGA tTTATGTAATAAGAATGGGCAAACAGCTGAAGATCTTGCTTGGTCATGTGGATTTCCAGAATGTGCCAAGTTTCTTACAGCAATTAAATGTATGCAGACAAAAAAGTCAAGTGCACAATCCAATAGAGATCAATGTATTCCAGTACTCGGGCAGAAACGAAGTTTTGGAAGTGCAGAAAGCACAAACGGGAAAAGGAAGTGTGG ATGTCCTGTTGGTTATGAAGAGGTGTGA